In the genome of Abyssalbus ytuae, the window TTTACTAACTGCGGCTGAACGGAAAAACCACGTAAACTGTAATATCCTGCCCCGTCGCCACCTCTACCGGTTGAGGCCCATAATTGTTCCACACCGGTTGCATTTTTTAAAGCATCATCAAAATTAATCACTACCTGAGATTCAAGTAATTCATTTGTTATGGTACTATAAACCTGGGTATTTTCAATGTCCCTTAAAGGAAGCTTGGACACATAAGCGGTTTTTTTCCTTGAAAATTTGTTGGTACGTTCACTTTCAACGATTACTTCACTCAAAATCTCATTACCTTCATAAAGGTAAATGGTTCCCATATCCAGAGATTGGCTATTGTTAACCGAAATTGACAGTTCTTGTGTTTTAAAACCCAGAGAGGATATAATTAGGGTATAATCTCCGTCTTCAATATTGGTAAGTTCAAAAAAACCATTTTCATTCGTTTGGGTTCCTTTGTTCACGTTGAGAAGATAAATATTTACACCTTGTAGCGGAATGCCTGACTGGGTGGTAGTATATCCTTTTATTTTGTTATTCTGTGAAAATAAAATGCTTGTTAATAATAAGCAGAGGAGGGTAATTGACTTGAATTTCATTTTTATTTAGATTAAATATGAATAAATTTACCCACAAACGTATACAACATTTGGAAGATACACAAGTTATTTATAACAATTATAAATAAGCTTTTTAAAAATAGGTTAAGCCTATAAACCTACCAATTTTAGATGTGTTAAAGGATGATAACTTTTTACTATTATTCTCATAATCCTTCACAAAATTATTTTTAGTGAAGAAAAGCATTATAAGACAGACTACATTTATAATTTCTTCTGATAGATGAATTTAAGATAAACCAGGTTTAACTGTAAACAACCCATAATTGCATTTGATAATATTATGACATTGTTGCGGAGCAAAATTCCATACGATAACCACAGGATGGCTGCGATAATGCTGATTCCAAGCATACCCCAGGACAGACTTTTAGCAGATTGTTTTTTCCAGGAATGGTAAACCTGCGGCATAAATGAGCAAGTGGTTAAAAGTGCCGCTGTTAGTCCGATTGTTTCTTGTATAGAAATATTCATATTCATTAATATGTTTTCAATTATTACCGCCGTATTCCTCGCGGTTTTTTTGCTAATTGTAACTGATACATTGTTTTTGATAACTTACCATTTTGTGTTTTGCTTTTACGTTTGAGGATATCTGATACTTTGGTCATCTTATTTAAATCTACATGCAGAGGAAGAGGGGTATCCGGCGTAACTTTTTTTTGGACCGCCTTTGAAGGCTGCTTTTGTAATTTTTTCCTGGTTACTTCTTCTTTCTTTCTTTTTTTATATTTTTTTATAATATATCTGGTCAATATTGGAATATACTTTTTTGAAAAACGGCCGGTTTTTGAAATTATAGATGGCATGTTTACTCCTAAATATGCACCTATCAATATCCCATAAATCCCTCCTGATAATATACCACCAACTACTGCTAAGGATAAACCTCCTAAAAATTTGTTGGTACGATTGCTTTTTGGTTGTGCAAGAGGCATTGCTCTGTCTCCGCCGTGTATTTGGGGCTGTGGGGTTGCCGTTGGTTCATGATCTTCTTTTTCCTCTGCTTTACTTTTTTTTTCTTCTACCTTGCCGGTGTTTTCTCCTGTTTTTTCATTTTTAACCTCTGTCTTTCTGTCTTCTTCCTCTGTTTTACTGTTGCTCTCTTTCATAGTATTCTTTTTTAAAAATGCTTTGTTAAACTGTTATTATATTAAGCCGGGTGTAAAAAGCTGCAACACTCTTTACCGGATTTTCAATAAAAAGTAGGTTGCAGCCCTTTAGCTAAGTA includes:
- a CDS encoding SemiSWEET family sugar transporter, whose product is MNMNISIQETIGLTAALLTTCSFMPQVYHSWKKQSAKSLSWGMLGISIIAAILWLSYGILLRNNVIILSNAIMGCLQLNLVYLKFIYQKKL